The DNA window TATAGTTGGAAGTGCCACTGTAGATGGTTCTTTTGTTACGCCTAGTGTAGCTTCGGGTGTTATTACTTTTCCTGAAATTGATGTTGTGGATGCTACAACGAAGGAAGTAATGATTACTTATGCATTTAATGTAAGAATTACAGGTGGAACCCATGTACCTCCTTATATTGAGAATCAAATCAATAGAGCTACTATAAAATGGGATTTTGAAGAAGGAAAACCTGCTGTACCTGTGATTACTACTGCAACACTTCAGGTAAGAACTCCTCATCTTAGAGGGTTAAAACAGCAACGAAATGCTACAACGGGTGGGAATTTTAGAACCCAAAGATTAAATTATGAGGTTGGAGATGTTATTGAATACCTTATTTCTATAACAAATGATGGCGCTGAAAGAGCTTTTGATTCTGTTATTGTAGATGTATTAGATCCACTACTGTCTTTTAATACAGGTTCTATTTCAACTACAAATGGTTCAGCCAATGAATCTGGAGGAACCATTATATGGAGTATACCTGTTCTTGAAGTTGGTGAAACTGCTACCCTTAAATTTGCTGTAACAACTTTAGCAGGCATTGCAGCAGGTGGAAATATATTGGACACGGCTTCCTATAAGTATAATACAAATAACAATGGCTTTGGAATAGAATTTGGCCCCGATACCACAAATACGGTACGACTTAGATCTCCTTTTGTCAAAATAGTAAAAGGATCTTCTCTATTAGAAGGAGAAATTGGTGATGACATTCTCTATAGTATTACGCTCACTGTGCCAAATGGAACAATAGCCTATACCCCAAGAGTACAAGATACACTACCAACAGGGCAAGTGTATATTGGACCATCTATAAGACAGGAAGTACCAAATCCGCCTGTAACAGTTACTCCAAGCTCTTTAAGTCCCATTACCTTTGATAGTGTTACTATTGATGCAACATCTGGAGAAAAAATCATCATATATCGCTTTGTAGCAAGGATCATAGATGCTACACACAATCCGCCATTTACAGAAATTCAGACAAATGAGTCTCAAGTAAAATGGGCCATACAACCAGGAGGAGCTTTAGTAAGAACAAGAGAATCTAATATTGATATCACGGCAAAAACACCAAATGCAACGGTACGGAAAGAACAAAAAAAAGCTTTAGATCCAAATTATACGATAGACAATATTTCTGCCTTGCCAGATGATGAAATTCATTACCGATTAACCATCCATTCAAATGGTGCAACAACGGCGTATAATGTAAAAGTAAAAGATGTATTGAATGATTTTTTAGACTATGACAGCATGATTGTAGGACCTTCTCCTAGCATATCTGGAAATACATTAGAATGGAATATAGGAAATATTCATAAGGTCGATACTTTTATACTAGAATTTGCAGTAAAAGTAAAGTCTGGAATAGGTGCAGGAGCACAAATTCCTGATGAAGTAAAAGTATTTTATGATTCAAGCCATGTAAATCCTAAAACTTATCATACAAATTCTAATAAAGTAATCATTGATATTCCTCCTGTGCAGTTTGAAAAAATTGCTGATAAAGTTCTTGCAGCCATGGGGGATGAAATAACCTACACCTTAAGAGTCATTGTTCCAAATGGTGTGAATGCTTATAATGTGGTAATACAAGATGAAATACCATTTTGTCAAGAATATAAACCTTTAAGCTGGATGCCTGGAACGCCTGTTGTATCTCCATCTTTAAGAGCGATCACATACAATGAACCTATTTCTCCATTAACGGGTATAAATGAATATACTTTTAAAACCATTGTAATGTGCAATAGAGTAGAAGTTCAAAGAAATAAAGCCCAACTTTTCTGGAATATTACACCATCAGGTCCTCAAGCGCCACCAATTTCTAAGTTTGCAGAGGTTACTGTGAAAAATCCTAATGTAGTTGTAACAAAAGAACAAAGTAAAAACCCGACAGGACCATTTACAAAAGATTTGCTAAAAGGTGTAGAAGCAGATGATTCAATCTATTATAAAATAACCCTCGAAAATAAAGGGCAAACACCAGCTTATAATATTATAACCACAGATGTACTTGATCCTAATTTAATCTACAGGGGTCCTATTGGAAGCTATGATGGTACAATTAGCCCCGATCCTCCAACAGGAAGTCCTGATGGTACAATAACATGGAGCGTGCCTAGTTTAGGACCTAATTCTTCTACAACTTTGATTTTTCAAGTAGATATTGTATCAGGATTTGTGGCGGGCACAAATGTAATCAACCAGGCTTCTACAAAATTTGATACATCCATTACAAATCCAGTTACATTAGGGCCTGTTTTATCTAATCAAGTAGGTTTTGAATTTATATTTCCTACGATTCTTAAAACTGTAGATGATGACAGTAGATTCTTAGGAGATACGGTAACCTATATGGTAGAAATAGATATTTTAGCTGGAAGTATTGCTTATGATGCGCAAGTTACAGATATTCTACCACCTGGTCAAAGCTATATACCAAATACTTTAAGAAAAGATGGATTGGAAATAACACCGTATTCTACTTCTCCATTTATACTTGAAGCACCTCAAACTTTAGGAGAAGGGAAGATTATTTATACTTTCCAGGCTAAAATTGATTATATGCTATTAATGCCTCAAGATAAGCAGAACAACGAAGCTGTTCTCACATGGAAAACAGATCCACTACAGCCTCCGAAATCTATTAACAGTACGGCATCTGTATATGTAACAGATAGTAATATAAACATATCAAAAGCTCAGAGGAATTTTACAACCCATGGAGCAGTACCTTTTACTAAAGAGCCTATACAAGTTGCTGCTTTAGATATTATTCACTACGAACTAACAGTAGAAAACTTGAGTGCTACAAATACAATCTATAATGTGAATGCAAAAGATATTTTAGATGATGGATTTAAGTTTATAGGTCAAGTGGAGCCATTTCCGCCAGGGGTTATTACTCATACAGGAGAGCCTAGCAATGGAGAAATTACATGGCGCATCGAATCTATTCCATCTTCACAAAAGTATAGTGCAATCATTGCAGTAAAAGTACTGCCAGGGGCTGGGGCACAAAGCAGTATTTTAAATAAAGCATCTGCAACCTTTTCAGCAGTTAAAGGAGTTCCGATTATCACATATGGACCGAAAGTCTCTAATACAGTAGAAGCAAAATTACCATCTTTAGAAATAGAAAAGAGTGTTTCAAAGGATGTATTAGAAATTGGAGAAATCATAACCTATACACTAGATGTAATCGTACCAAAGGGTACAACGGCTTATAATGTTGTTGTAAAAGATACACTACCGCCACAACAAAGCTATGTGGGAGAAGCCACAAGAAATGGCGTAGCTGTATTTCCAAGTGTTGATGGTCAGGAGATCACTTTTGATACAGAAGATCGTATTGATACATCTATTACCTATACTTTTAAAGCAAGAGTTGTTAAAGGAAATTTATCTCCTCCATACACACAAATACAAACAAATCATGTCCATGTGAATTGGAATATGGATCCATTGGGTACACCTGCAACACCCGGATCAGCTTCGAAAGAGGTAACCGTAAAGAGTTCATTTTTCTTCATAGGAAAAGAGCAAAGAAATGTTACAAAAGAAACAACCTTTGATACAAAGGAATTATCTGTTGAGGTGGGAGATTTATTAGAATTTAGACTTGTAGCACACAACTTTGGAGAAGCTTCTGCTTATGATGTTGTCATAACAGATGTATTAAGTAAGTTTGATAAATATATAAAAGTAGTATCGGTTTCATTAGGGAATGTTGAATTTAATCAAACGAATAATACAGTTATTTGGACGATAGATGATTTACCCCCTCAAGCAGTTGAATTTATGATCTTTCAAATAGAAATATTAGGTGGAATCCCGGCAGGTGGAACAGATTCCAATATTGCTACAGCCCTTTATAATACCAATAAGACGACACCAATTACTTTTGGACCTATTAAAAGCAACCAAGTAGTCCATATATATCCAAACGTTAGGGTTAAAAAGACATCTGATTTTACTTATACAGTTGTTGGAGATACCATCACGTATACAGTTAATTTTACACTTCCTAAAGGGACGATTGTGTATAACGGCCAGTTTATAGACACCTTGCCAATAGGGCAGACATATGATAATGATGCAACGTTAAATGGGAACCCCATTGAACCAGTAGAAATTGAGGGGCAACGAATTACCTTCCCGGTTGTTCCATATGCTGAGGCTAAAGATGGAGATTTAGATTTTACCTATGAATTTGAAGCTAAAATCACATCTGCCAATATAGTTTCTACCACATTTACAGAGATCCAAACAAATGAAGCATTAGGAAAATGGTTTTTAACTCCTACAATCCCTGCACAACCAGTGAATGCTTTAAAGGATATTTATGTAACAGATAGTAAGATTGAAATAAAAAAACTTCAAAGGAACACATCAATAGAGAGTGATTTTACTAGTGAACCCATTCGAGCCTCTAAAAACAATATTGTTGAATATAGTTTAACTATAAAAAATACTGGACCTCGCAGCGTTTATAATATCATTATTCAAGATAACTTAGCCTTATCATTAAGCTTTATAAAGGCAATTTCTGTATCAGAGGGTAATTTGGTTCACTCAGGAGAACCTTATGATGGTGTAGTCCTATGGACTTTACCTTCTCTAAAATCAGGAGATTCAGCAACAGCCATATTTTCTACTAAAATATTAAACACAGAAAGAAATACGATTAACTATGCAACAGGAAGTTTTAACATAACACCTACGAATCCAAATAAGTTTTTGACCAATCCATCCAATATTACAATCATAAAACCTAATAATTGTACTGCTGTTTTTACCATTGGCATTCATAGCCGTATTTATACAGAAAAAATTGTAGATTTGGTTATTCCTACACATGGATATTGTCCTCCTAAAAATAAGGATCAATGATAAACTCTAAACTCCTTACGTAAGGAATTACAAGGGAGTGTATATAATAAGATTTTTAAAGGTGTTATGTGGGTGAAGAAGAGCTTAGACAAGAAAGACTATGTGTTAAGGAAAGAAGATAGAGTACTTCGTTATGGAGGAAATATCTTTTTTTATTTTTTAACCAATAGTTAAGGATTAAGGATCACAAAACTTAGATTGAGTTACAAGATTGAAAGACAGGAGTTTCTAATATATTACATAAGTAGATATAGATATTTAGAGGGAAAAGTTATATAGCGAAACTGAAAAAAGGAAAATTGAATTGCTTTACTAGGGTAATTTTAGGTTATCATAAACGAAAATGAGACATTTATTGACAAAATTCCTGGAAAAATGTAGTATTATATATTGTATTGCAAAAATGAAAGGAGGAAATAAATATGAAAAGCTTAAAAACCAAATTAATTCTATACTTTTCTATAATCGTTATTATAGGATGTAGCAGTTTGGCAATTATTTCTTATATTAATGGATCAAATGCATTACTAAATAGTGTTAAAAATAATTTGATCTTAATCTCACAAGAGTCTTCACAAGTAATATCAGAAAGAATTAATACTGAAATGGAAAAATTAAAAGTAGTAGCTTCACAAAGTAGAATTACCAATCCCAATAATCCTATTGAAGATAAGATGGATGTATTAAGAGAAGAAGCTAAAAGAAGCGGACATATTGTAATGGATATTGTCAATGTAGAGGGCGAAGGCATCGGAACAGATGGGAAAACATACGACTTAAGAGAGCGAGAGTATTTTAAAAGGGCGATTCAAGGTGAAACTGCAATTTCTGATTTGCTTGTAAGTAAAAGGAATCAGTCCTTAATCATTGTATATGCAACACCAATAAAATATAATGGAAAGATTACAGGTGTATTAGTTGCAGTACGTGATGGGAAAAACTTTAGCCAGATTATTTCAGATATAAAAATAGGTAAAACTGGATATGCTTATATAGTTAATCAAGAGGGGAAAATCGTTGCACATAAAGATGTAAATAAGGTTATTGAAGGCGGTGATATGTTAGAGGAATTAAAAAAAGATCAATCATTAAAAGATCTTAAAATATTAGTGAAAAAAATGATCGCTGGAGAAAAAGGAAGCGGAGAATACGATTATAAAGGAATTAATAAAATTATAGGATATGCACCTATTGCCCATACAAATTGGTCAATAGGGATTACAGCGCCAATAGAAGAAGTATTAGGTGAATTAAATACAATGAAACATTCAAATTTTATTACAGCACTGATTATACTCATCATCTCTATGATTAGTATATATTTTATGGGAAGCTCCATAGCAAAACCCATTCAAACATTGTCACTTATTATTGATCGGTTGGCAAAGTATGATTTGAGATTTGATGAAAAGAGTGAAGCCATTAAATACATGAAAAGGAAAGATGAGATTGGCAATATAACCAATTCATTAGCAACCATGCAATTAAACTTCATTGATTTAGTTAAGAAAATAGCTGACGGTACCCATAAGGTAGAATCTTCTTCAGAGGAATTAACTGTTACCTGCCAACAGTCAGCAATCGCTTCAGAAGAAGTAGCAAAGACTATTGAAGAAATTGCTAAAGGTGCTAATGATCAAGCAAGAGATACACAAGCTGGATCTGAAAAAGCATATGCGTTAGGGAGTCTAATAGAGAAAAATCAGGGATATATGAAAAATGTAAATGATTCTTCTAGTAAGGTCGTTAAACTAATTGATGAAGGACTACTAATAATCAATGAACTGATTGAAAAAACCAATACAAGTGGAAACGCAGCAAAAGATATGTTTAATATGATTATGGAAACGAACAAAAGCACTAGTAAAATTGGAGAAGCTAGTACGGTAATTGCGTCTATTGCACAACAAACAAATTTACTAGCATTAAATGCTGCTATAGAAGCTGCAAGAGCAGGTGAAGCAGGTAAAGGATTTGCTGTTGTTGCAGAAGAAATAAGGAAGCTCGCAGAACAGTCAACATTATCAACAAAAGAGATTGATTTTGTGGTAAAAGAGTTAGTGAAAAATTCTAGTGATGCAGTAACAACCATGGAAAATGTATCAGGAATTGTAGGAAAACAAGTGGAAAGTGTAAAAGATACAGAGATAAAATATAAAGAGATTGCACATGCAATAGAAGTGTCAGAAAAAGCCATTGAGAAATTAAATGTTGCAGGATCAGAAATGGAAAATAAAAAAACGGAGATACTAGATATCATTCAAAGCTTATCAGCTATTGCACAACAAAATGCTGCAGGAACAGAAGAAGCATCGGCTTCAACCGAAGAACAATCTGCTTCTACGGAAGAAATTGCAAATGCTAGTGAAGGACTTTCTGAGATTGCCCAAATATTGCAAGAATCTATATCTAAATTTAAGATATAAAATATTTTTATGGGATTAGGGGCCAATAGATTAAGAGGAAACGGTTCTTTGTCACATGTAAGAAATGATTATTTGAAATAAAAATATTGTACTTTCAGGAAGAAGATAGAGTACTTCGTTATGGAGGAAATATCTTTTTTTGTTTTTACACTTATGAAAAAAGGATTCAATTAAATAATTGTTTTATTTATCTAAAATCAAATACAAAATAAAAAAGTTTACTAAAAATTTTTTAAACAATACCAAAATATTGCTTATATCGGGAAATTTCGTATTTTTTGTTGACAGTCACTATTTTTTTCTATATTATAAGTATTAATTTATTCGCAAAATTTATAAATTTCAAACACGAAGGTGATTTTAATGTTAGAGCAAATGAGAAAAAATTTAAAATTGAATATATATTATTTTAACGATCATTTTAGCTGGGGCTTTTACTTTTTTAGCGCTTGTTTCTTTGCATACAAAAATAATATATATCATTCTCTAAAGAGTCCTTCTAGAATATAAATAGAACCTTCGTAAAAATGATTTTGAAATGATCAGAATCTATTTTTTATAAAAGAGACTCATTAGAATGGGTCTTTTTTTTATATAGAATTATCAAGAGATCTCTATTTATGACATGTCACCAAAATATTTTAAATAGGTGTGTACAGCCTATTTAAAAAACTAAAAAATATTGAAGAGGTGAACAAGATGAATATACCATTAATCATTGTTTTATGTTATATAATTGCTTTGTTTGTTATAAGTGCTTATGCTAAAAAGCTAGCTACAAGTGGATCAGAAGGCTTTATGCTGGCAGGTAGAAAGCTGACCACTCCTTTGATTGCTGTTACTGTTACGGGTCTTGCCATAGGTGGTGCATCAACCATTGGTGTTGCAGAAAGAGCTTATGATGTGGGATTAGCTGCTGGATGGTACAATGTAGCCTGGGGAGCAGGGGCTGTAGTTATGGGGCTGGTTGCAGCAGGAAAATATAGAAAGCTGAATGTCTCTACTCTTCCAGAACTCTTTGAAAAATTTTATGATACAAAGGGTCGAATCATCTGTGTACTTAGTCAAATCGTCATACTACTAGTCATTACTTCTTTACAATATGTTGCAGGAGGAGCCATCCTTACATCCTTATTGCCGGACATATTTACTTTAAAATCTGGAATGATTATGAGTGCGGCAGTTTTTATAGGAATTACTTTTATAGGCGGTATGTGGTCTGCAGGACTTTCTAATATATTAAATGTAGCTTTAATCTATATAGGGATTATATTTTCTGCTGTTGCTACAATTTCTTCCCAAGGAGGACTCAGGAATATTGCATTAAAGATTCCGTCTGATGTTGCATATCTACATCCTATAAAGGGCTTAGGGTTAGCGGTTATCATGGGATGGTTTGCTGTTATGATTACACAAACCCTATCATTACAAGCAACTGTTCAGATTGCTTGTGGTGCAAAGGATGAAAAAAATGCTAAGAGAGGATTTATTTTAGGTGGATTATTAATGCTTCCTATAGGTTTTTTAGCAGCCCTTATGGGGATTGCTGCAAAGGCTGCTTATCCTGATATAAGTGCCACTATGGCACTTCCTAAGATTATCATGTCATTAAATCCTGTAATGGCAGGGGTTACTTTAGCAGCACTTTGGGCAGCTGACGTTTCAACGGCATGTAATTTACTTTTAGGGACTTCAACATTATTTTCACAGGATATCTATAAGCGTTTTATCAATCCAGATATTGACGATAAAAGATTTATGATTGTGAGCAAAATTACTGTAGTCATACTTGGGATCATGACTTTTATATTATCACTGACCATAGTAGGAATCCTTAAAACATTACTAGTTGCCCTTAGTCTAACTACAGCATTTACTGTAACCTTCTTATTTACAATATTTGCACCAGGATTATGCAGAAAGCACTCTGCATTTTATACTACCGTAGTAGGTATACTAGTACTAGTATTATGGACTTTTGTGCCTTCCATAAGAATATTTTCACATGTGATCTACTTAGAATGGATTGTTTGTATAGGAACATTTTTAACGGTTGCTGTTTTTGATTCAGCAAAGATTCCTGATTTAGCTTAGTATTAAAATTATGAATAATAAGGGGTGTTGTTATGTTTTCAGAAAAAATAGTAAATAATTTAAAAAAATCTTCTTGGATTAGAGCCATGTTTGAGGAAGGGGCAAAACTTGTAGAAAAGTATGGAGTAGAGAATGTATATGATTATAGTCTTGGAAATCCCTATGCAGAACCTCCAAAAGAGGTGATAGAATCAATGAAAACCCATGTATTAAGTGATGAGGCGGGACTTCATAGATATATGAATAATGCAGGATATCCAGAAGTAAGAGAAAAAATCGCAAAAGCTATACAAAAAGAAAGTGGCGTTGAGCTTTCAAAGGATCATGTTGTTATGACTGTAGGGGCAGCAGGGGGATTAAATGTTGTCTTTAAAGCCATTTTGAACCCAGAAGATGAGGTGATTGTTTTTGCACCCTATTTTGTAGAATATAATTTTTATGTGGATAATCATGGTGGAAAAACAGTAGTGGTGCCACCAGATACATCAACCTTTGAACCAGATTTAAAAAAGTTTGAAGAAAGTATTACTAAAAAGACAAAGGCCATCATTATTAATACACCGAATAATCCAACAGGGGTCATATATAGTGAGGAAACGTTAAAAAATATCAAAAGAATCATAGAAATGAAAGAAAAGGAATATAATACAACCCTATTTGTGTTGAGTGACCAACCCTACAAAAAAATCATTTATGATGATGCTCGCCCATCAAGTATGCTTTCAATTTTTACGAATGCAATCATAGTGGATTCCTTTAGTAAGTCATTAGGTCTTGCAGGACAGAGGATAGGCTATATTGCCGTAAGCAGTAAAATTAAAGAGGTAGATATCCTTATAAATGCCTTAAGTTTTTGCAATCGAACTTTGGGGTTTGTAAATGCTCCAGGATTATTCCAAAAAGTTGTTGCTGATGCACTAGAAGCAGAGGTAAATGTGGAAGAATATAAAAAAAGAAGAGACTTTTTATATGAAAATCTTACAAAATTAGGATTTGAGTGTGTAAAACCACAGGGAGCATTTTATCTTTTTCCTAAAGCACCTATAGCAGATGATGTAGAATTTGTTAAAAGAGCTATTAAGTATAATTTATTGCTTGTACCAGGAAGTGGTTTTGGCTGCCCAGGATATTTTAGAATTTCTTATTGTGTAAAGTTTGACATGATTGAAAGGTCTATTCCTGCTTTTGAAAAATTAATGAAGGAGTGTTTAGCTGTTTAGAGGTCCTGGACTATAAATGTCCTGGACCTTTCCTTTCAACAAAATCATCCACATAAATTTTAATCACAGCCATAATAGGAATTCCTAAAATCATACCTAGTATTCCAAAGAATCCTCCTCCTAAAGCTACTGAGAGGATGGCTAAAAAAGGATTCATACCAACCTTTCCTCCAGTTAGTTTTGGATCTAGGTACCATCCGTCAAACTGCTGAAGAAGGATTAAAAAAATCAAAAGCCATAGAGCTGTCATGGGACTATAAAATAAATTAATCACACAAGCAATACTCATTCCGATAAAAGGACCCACATAGGGAATCATGTTGGTAATTCCTACGATTAATGCTAAAAGGAGGGCATATTTAGCCTTTAAAAAAAGCATACCCATAAAAGCAATACTACCAATAATTGCAGAATCTAATGATTTAGCTCCTATGTAGATGACAATCATTTTGTGAAGGGTTTTTCCAAAGCTTAAGAGACGATCTCCATTTTCTTTTTTCAGTAAAATATAAGTAAGTTTTTTACCAAATAAAGCAAACTTCTCTTTATCAAATAGGACATAAATAGAAATAATAAATCCTATCAATGTACTTAAAAAAGAAGCTGTAAAGGAAAGGGTTCCTTTTAATAGAATATCTAATGTATTCATCAAAACATTGCTTAGCTTTGGTATGTACGATCTTACATTATTTTGAACCACCTCAGATAAATGTCCTACGTCTAATAATTTGTTGTTTTCTACCAACTGGTCAAAATAATTTTGTGCAGTAGTTGAAAACTTTGGGATATTCTTAAAAAGATCTAAAATACTATTTGTAATAATAGGGAAGATAAAGCTTATGAAAATGAGGATTACCCCAATGATGCCCATGTATGTAATAAATATACTTTGCCCTCTTTTTAACTTAAATCTTTTTTCTAAAAAAGAGATGGCTGGACTTAATATATAAGCTACCAAAAAAGAGATGATAAAAGGATAGATGAGCTTTATAAATTGATTGAGCTTCATTCTTACTATATCAAAATGATCAATGAATTTGATGCCTATATAGGAAATAATGATGACTAATATCATATTGAAATAATGACTTTTTCTATAATGTTTCAACGACTTTCCTCCTTTTTTATGTTGTTTTTAGAAAACTTCTTTGTGGTTTTTGCTGTATTGATTTTTGCTTTATAAAATAATCTTCTCAAAATAATCTTTATAATATACATATTTTATCATGAACTTATGATCATGGCTATAAAACCTGCTACAAAGATATTGATAACTAGAGGATATAATAAAAGACAAGTCAATCTAAAAATTGACTTGTCTCTTATTACTAGTAGAGAGTTGATTATTTTTCTTCCATGCTACTTGCTACAAATGGACCTCCTAATTTTTTAGCTGTACGTCCATTACGATCCATTATAAAGAATAGTAATTCATCATAAAGGTCATCTGCATCTTTGCAAGCTTTCTCTGCAATATCCATATGTAATTTAGTTACATAATCCTTAGCTTCTTTTGGACTCTTTTCATAAAGAGTAATCATCTTTTTCTCAGCTTTTGTCATATCTTTATATAAGGCTTCTTCATAGTTTTTCCAATAATCTCTTACACCTTGTCCATAGAAAGGTCTATTTTGTTCTGCTAAAGCACAAATTCTCTTGAATTTCCAATATGCACCATCGTAGTTAGGATCATCACCATCTACTTGGTAAGCTTTATAAGTATCTTGGATTCCACTAAAGTTTGGAAGGAATACAGAATGTTCAGAATTACCGAAAGCTAACCACTGAAGTGCTGAGATTTCAGCTGGATAATTATCTTTAACTTGGATTACATGTATTTGAGATTGACGTTCTACACCGATTACACGAAGATCTTTATTCTCTGGAAGAGAAGCATCATACTTAGTACCTTCATAACGGTTACGTAGTACATCCATAACATCTAGAGCAGAAACTTTTTTGTCTGGATTATAGAAGAATGGATAATAAGTATCTGTTTGATAATCTCCTACACTAGATGGAGCCAGTAAACGATGTCCTATCCATGTACGCATGTTAGAATAATCTTCTCTTGGTTCTCCAAAAGTTGCAGCAAGATTTACTTTACCATCTATTTTAGTTGTCCATCCATTTTTATCAGCAGTAGTAAATAAATCCTTATGGAACATGACATTTTCTTTATCAGTTGTGTCTAAATCTTGGATCATAAATTGATTTCCAAAAACAGCAACTTTATCAGTTGGCATTTTTTTAGCAGCCCATAAATGTCCACTATAAACTTCAAATACCCAAGCTTCCTTTTGATCAGCAAGCATTACGATATTTCCTTCTTCTGAACCGTAAGTTTCAACTAAGTTTGCTAAAAGCTTAACCCCTTCTTTTGCAGTCTTAGCAGTTGAAGCTACGACACCAGGAAGAATAGATTCACGTAAACTTCCTTCAACATATGGATCTACTTCTAAAACGTTTTCCTTAGGGGATGCAGAAACGGTTGCACTA is part of the Crassaminicella profunda genome and encodes:
- a CDS encoding C69 family dipeptidase — its product is MKNFKIVAFTLIMALLLSTTSAFACTAVYVGKDVSADGSTILARSEDQGTGAYNKMFKVVERVENVPGRTIDDVNGFSYKLPDTTFKYTIVPDSTTCGDGPYFGACTNEYGLSISATVSASPKENVLEVDPYVEGSLRESILPGVVASTAKTAKEGVKLLANLVETYGSEEGNIVMLADQKEAWVFEVYSGHLWAAKKMPTDKVAVFGNQFMIQDLDTTDKENVMFHKDLFTTADKNGWTTKIDGKVNLAATFGEPREDYSNMRTWIGHRLLAPSSVGDYQTDTYYPFFYNPDKKVSALDVMDVLRNRYEGTKYDASLPENKDLRVIGVERQSQIHVIQVKDNYPAEISALQWLAFGNSEHSVFLPNFSGIQDTYKAYQVDGDDPNYDGAYWKFKRICALAEQNRPFYGQGVRDYWKNYEEALYKDMTKAEKKMITLYEKSPKEAKDYVTKLHMDIAEKACKDADDLYDELLFFIMDRNGRTAKKLGGPFVASSMEEK
- a CDS encoding sodium:solute symporter family protein, giving the protein MNIPLIIVLCYIIALFVISAYAKKLATSGSEGFMLAGRKLTTPLIAVTVTGLAIGGASTIGVAERAYDVGLAAGWYNVAWGAGAVVMGLVAAGKYRKLNVSTLPELFEKFYDTKGRIICVLSQIVILLVITSLQYVAGGAILTSLLPDIFTLKSGMIMSAAVFIGITFIGGMWSAGLSNILNVALIYIGIIFSAVATISSQGGLRNIALKIPSDVAYLHPIKGLGLAVIMGWFAVMITQTLSLQATVQIACGAKDEKNAKRGFILGGLLMLPIGFLAALMGIAAKAAYPDISATMALPKIIMSLNPVMAGVTLAALWAADVSTACNLLLGTSTLFSQDIYKRFINPDIDDKRFMIVSKITVVILGIMTFILSLTIVGILKTLLVALSLTTAFTVTFLFTIFAPGLCRKHSAFYTTVVGILVLVLWTFVPSIRIFSHVIYLEWIVCIGTFLTVAVFDSAKIPDLA
- a CDS encoding AI-2E family transporter, yielding MKHYRKSHYFNMILVIIISYIGIKFIDHFDIVRMKLNQFIKLIYPFIISFLVAYILSPAISFLEKRFKLKRGQSIFITYMGIIGVILIFISFIFPIITNSILDLFKNIPKFSTTAQNYFDQLVENNKLLDVGHLSEVVQNNVRSYIPKLSNVLMNTLDILLKGTLSFTASFLSTLIGFIISIYVLFDKEKFALFGKKLTYILLKKENGDRLLSFGKTLHKMIVIYIGAKSLDSAIIGSIAFMGMLFLKAKYALLLALIVGITNMIPYVGPFIGMSIACVINLFYSPMTALWLLIFLILLQQFDGWYLDPKLTGGKVGMNPFLAILSVALGGGFFGILGMILGIPIMAVIKIYVDDFVERKGPGHL
- a CDS encoding methyl-accepting chemotaxis protein is translated as MKSLKTKLILYFSIIVIIGCSSLAIISYINGSNALLNSVKNNLILISQESSQVISERINTEMEKLKVVASQSRITNPNNPIEDKMDVLREEAKRSGHIVMDIVNVEGEGIGTDGKTYDLREREYFKRAIQGETAISDLLVSKRNQSLIIVYATPIKYNGKITGVLVAVRDGKNFSQIISDIKIGKTGYAYIVNQEGKIVAHKDVNKVIEGGDMLEELKKDQSLKDLKILVKKMIAGEKGSGEYDYKGINKIIGYAPIAHTNWSIGITAPIEEVLGELNTMKHSNFITALIILIISMISIYFMGSSIAKPIQTLSLIIDRLAKYDLRFDEKSEAIKYMKRKDEIGNITNSLATMQLNFIDLVKKIADGTHKVESSSEELTVTCQQSAIASEEVAKTIEEIAKGANDQARDTQAGSEKAYALGSLIEKNQGYMKNVNDSSSKVVKLIDEGLLIINELIEKTNTSGNAAKDMFNMIMETNKSTSKIGEASTVIASIAQQTNLLALNAAIEAARAGEAGKGFAVVAEEIRKLAEQSTLSTKEIDFVVKELVKNSSDAVTTMENVSGIVGKQVESVKDTEIKYKEIAHAIEVSEKAIEKLNVAGSEMENKKTEILDIIQSLSAIAQQNAAGTEEASASTEEQSASTEEIANASEGLSEIAQILQESISKFKI
- a CDS encoding pyridoxal phosphate-dependent aminotransferase, with product MFSEKIVNNLKKSSWIRAMFEEGAKLVEKYGVENVYDYSLGNPYAEPPKEVIESMKTHVLSDEAGLHRYMNNAGYPEVREKIAKAIQKESGVELSKDHVVMTVGAAGGLNVVFKAILNPEDEVIVFAPYFVEYNFYVDNHGGKTVVVPPDTSTFEPDLKKFEESITKKTKAIIINTPNNPTGVIYSEETLKNIKRIIEMKEKEYNTTLFVLSDQPYKKIIYDDARPSSMLSIFTNAIIVDSFSKSLGLAGQRIGYIAVSSKIKEVDILINALSFCNRTLGFVNAPGLFQKVVADALEAEVNVEEYKKRRDFLYENLTKLGFECVKPQGAFYLFPKAPIADDVEFVKRAIKYNLLLVPGSGFGCPGYFRISYCVKFDMIERSIPAFEKLMKECLAV